The following are encoded together in the Peromyscus leucopus breed LL Stock chromosome 1, UCI_PerLeu_2.1, whole genome shotgun sequence genome:
- the Leng9 gene encoding LOW QUALITY PROTEIN: leukocyte receptor cluster member 9 (The sequence of the model RefSeq protein was modified relative to this genomic sequence to represent the inferred CDS: inserted 2 bases in 1 codon) gives MEAVADSSEGPPACRFFLEGRCRFGARCRQPHPGAPAPTPEVARPEAGSKKPALRTAADVIQRIRWDPRLDPADFSVGYTDRFLGVQEEPFCAFCWDEPLAALGPGVLAVPQHRIRYFRFRGRLVWDRASRTDLIFGSGSVTGRGPTILDALDGGDEYWPEVALEIPDTEKTGAASEVQDTQDASREEDGNXARTGLGSGLETAKEGGATKESRTELDSGLETPKEGGATKESRTEPRGTAESGTPDPRECFTGLKILNSLEAPGATLLPRWQAQAMEAPGLSAEQMESEWVPGAWPDERNPPRQPRPTHFVAMMVTEPGLKAEVVKAQEHLVRIAPSCAAFLVPAQALHLTVALLRLTGPGEEAAAAGALRRALLKPGLQAPSELQFKDLVLLGHHVLCATPSPTLAGMAQTLNQRLEAEGLRVVWPPGGLQPHLTLAKVPHGSQVCIPEPGSILNQELGRQPLGKLWLCRMGRVGHSYLALAEIPLK, from the exons ATGGAGGCCGTGGCCGATTCCTCCGAGGGCCCCCCGGCCTGCCGCTTCTTCCTAGAGGGCCGCTGTCGCTTCGGCGCGCGCTGCCGCCAGCCACACCCCGGGGCCCCAGCGCCAACCCCCGAGGTCGCGCGGCCCGAGGCCGGGTCCAAGAAGCCGGCGCTGCGCACTGCCGCTGACGTCATCCAGCGCATCCGCTGGGACCCGCGCCTGGACCCCGCCGACTTTTCGGTGGGCTACACCGACCGCTTCCTGGGCGTGCAGGAAGAGCCCTTCTGCGCCTTCTGCTGGGACGAACCGCTGGCAGCGCTCGGGCCCGGCGTGTTGGCGGTACCGCAGCACCGCATCCGCTACTTCCGCTTCCGAGGCCGCCTAGTGTGGGACCGTGCCTCTCGTACTGACCTCATTTTTGGCTCGGGTTCTGTGACTGGACGGGGACCCACCATCCTGGACGCGCTGGACGGCGGGGACGAGTACTGGCCAGAGGTTGCACTAGAGATCCCTGACACAGAGAAGACAGGGGCAGCTTCCGAGGTTCAGGACACCCAGGACGCTTCTAGGGAAGAGGATGGAAA GGCAAGAACTGGGCTTGGTTCGGGCTTGGAAACAGCCAAAGAG GGCGGGGCAACCAAAGAGAGCAGAACTGAGCTTGATTCGGGCCTGGAGACACCCAAAGAGGGCGGGGCAACCAAAGAGAGCAGAACTGAGCCTAGAGG GACGGCAGAGTCAGGAACACCAGACCCGAGGGAATGCTTCACAGGACTAAAGATCTTGAACTCACTAGAGGCACCTGGAGCCACACTGCTTCCACGGTGGCAGGCACAGGCCATGGAAGCTCCAGGGCTTTCTGCTGAACAGATGGAAAGTGAGTGGGTTCCAGGAGCTTGGCCTGATGAAAGGAACCCCCCTCGACAGCCCCGGCCCACACATTTTGTGGCAATGATGGTAACAGAGCCTGGGCTGAAGGCGGAAGTGGTCAAGGCCCAAGAGCATCTGGTCCGGATTGCCCCTTCTTGTGCGGCTTTCCTTGTACCTGCGCAGGCCCTGCACCTGACAGTGGCCTTGCTGAGGCTGACAGGCCCTGGGGAGGAGGCCGCAGCAGCTGGGGCTCTGCGGAGGGCCCTCCTGAAACCAGGGCTTCAGGCACCCTCTGAGCTGCAGTTCAAGGACTTGGTTCTTCTGGGCCATCATGTGCTCTGTGCCACACCCTCCCCCACACTGGCAGGCATGGCCCAAACTCTGAATCAGAGGCTAGAAGCTGAAGGGCTGAGAGTGGTGTGGCCCCCAGGGGGACTACAGCCACACCTCACCCTGGCCAAGGTGCCACACGGATCCCAGGTTTGCATCCCTGAGCCTGGGTCAATCCTGAAccaggagctggggaggcagCCCCTAGGGAAACTCTGGCTGTGCCGTATGGGCAGAGTAGGGCATAGCTACCTGGCCCTGGCTGAGATTCCCCTAAAGTGA